A part of Actinomycetota bacterium genomic DNA contains:
- a CDS encoding DUF167 domain-containing protein — translation MARGDSPLRPSKRGALLDLRVRPGSSRSGAVEVREGRLVLAVHAAPEAGKANREALKILSGMLGVAASELELVRGASSRNKTVLLKGMTLEEAEIRLSKYFTIK, via the coding sequence ATGGCACGAGGCGATTCTCCTCTCCGGCCTTCCAAGCGGGGTGCCCTCCTCGACTTGAGGGTGCGCCCCGGTTCCTCCCGCAGCGGGGCGGTGGAGGTGCGGGAGGGAAGGCTGGTGCTGGCCGTGCACGCGGCCCCCGAGGCCGGAAAGGCCAACCGCGAGGCGCTGAAAATACTCTCCGGGATGCTGGGGGTGGCGGCGTCGGAACTGGAGCTGGTACGTGGGGCCTCCTCCCGCAACAAGACCGTGTTGCTGAAGGGCATGACCCTCGAGGAGGCCGAAATCCGGCTTTCAAAATATTTTACTATTAAATAG
- a CDS encoding DivIVA domain-containing protein — MAIGPMDIHHKEFSTVRVGGYNKEEVDSFLDMVADELDRLLHRNQEQAELIESMREKVAQFDSMQQTLQNALINAQKSADNIVQEARMQAEAQLKEAQERSLRILEEAKTERERILQSYAGIREQVLRYIATIREMLDRNQGLIREYEARLASVEIREPVPERSPTAAAEPAGASVQPMAAPAGVTEPGVVEGPARRVAETPSVPPVVEAALQAPAGGERPAAPGERVAPAYAAPASQPEVAPEPRFELPPAGPAVTPEQEMEILERSLRREEREETPPPAAEPPSREEKEKHFFWE; from the coding sequence TTGGCTATCGGCCCCATGGATATCCATCACAAGGAATTCAGTACCGTACGTGTGGGTGGATACAACAAGGAGGAAGTGGACTCCTTCCTGGATATGGTGGCGGACGAGCTGGACAGGCTCCTTCACCGCAACCAGGAACAGGCTGAGCTCATCGAGAGCATGCGGGAGAAGGTGGCCCAGTTCGATTCCATGCAGCAGACCCTCCAGAACGCCCTCATAAACGCCCAGAAGAGCGCGGACAACATCGTCCAGGAAGCCAGGATGCAGGCGGAAGCGCAGCTCAAGGAGGCCCAGGAGCGCAGCCTGCGCATCCTGGAGGAGGCCAAGACGGAGAGGGAGCGTATCCTGCAGTCCTATGCCGGGATACGGGAGCAGGTGCTGCGGTACATCGCTACCATCCGGGAGATGCTGGACAGGAACCAGGGACTCATCCGGGAATACGAAGCGCGCCTGGCATCCGTCGAGATCCGGGAGCCGGTCCCCGAGAGGTCTCCCACCGCCGCGGCGGAGCCCGCCGGGGCGTCCGTACAGCCCATGGCCGCACCCGCCGGCGTGACGGAGCCCGGCGTGGTGGAAGGGCCGGCCCGGAGAGTAGCGGAAACGCCGTCCGTGCCGCCGGTGGTGGAGGCGGCCCTGCAGGCGCCTGCCGGTGGGGAGAGACCTGCGGCTCCCGGAGAAAGGGTTGCCCCCGCTTACGCGGCACCGGCCTCTCAACCGGAAGTGGCCCCGGAACCGCGCTTCGAGCTCCCGCCGGCCGGACCCGCGGTGACCCCGGAGCAAGAGATGGAGATCCTGGAGCGTTCCCTCAGGAGGGAGGAAAGGGAGGAGACGCCTCCTCCGGCGGCCGAGCCTCCGTCGCGGGAGGAAAAGGAGAAGCATTTCTTCTGGGAGTGA
- a CDS encoding PD-(D/E)XK nuclease family protein: MKDRDTREGAKRQAPRAPRVRGETEEEVEIRLSYTAVSTYERCPLAYRFQYVDGLEVPPSPYLSFGRSLHAALEWFYGRDVPEPPSLEDLLARLENCWESEGYADEEEERSFLRHAREVLESFYLRNRDQFRLPVAVEQRFEIPMDGYLLTGVIDRVDRHPDGSYEVIDYKTNRRLPELRRLREDLQLPIYQMACRELWGITPAKLTFYYLLINQRFTTSPRDEDSLADVRARLARVAEGIREGRFPPTPNPVCPWCSFTDICPARASSGDLREELESRRRALLLRRRNLDRMIEELEKQLLELDPGFHPGDDRI; this comes from the coding sequence ATGAAGGACCGGGACACCCGTGAGGGGGCGAAGAGGCAGGCCCCCCGCGCTCCGCGGGTCCGCGGGGAAACGGAGGAAGAAGTGGAGATAAGGTTGAGCTACACGGCAGTCAGCACCTACGAGAGGTGTCCGCTCGCCTACCGCTTCCAGTACGTGGACGGCCTGGAGGTCCCGCCCTCACCCTATCTCTCCTTCGGGAGGAGCCTCCATGCCGCGCTGGAATGGTTCTACGGACGGGACGTCCCGGAGCCTCCTTCCCTGGAGGACCTCTTGGCCCGGTTGGAGAATTGCTGGGAAAGCGAGGGGTACGCCGACGAGGAGGAGGAGAGGAGCTTCCTTCGCCATGCCAGGGAGGTCCTGGAATCCTTCTATCTACGCAACCGGGACCAGTTCCGCCTTCCGGTGGCCGTCGAGCAACGCTTCGAGATCCCCATGGACGGCTACCTGCTCACCGGGGTCATCGACCGGGTTGACCGCCATCCCGACGGAAGTTACGAGGTCATCGACTACAAGACCAACCGCAGGCTGCCGGAACTGAGGCGCCTGCGCGAGGACCTCCAGCTCCCCATCTACCAGATGGCCTGCCGCGAGCTCTGGGGCATCACTCCCGCCAAGCTCACCTTCTACTACCTCCTCATCAACCAGAGGTTCACCACCTCGCCGCGGGACGAGGACTCGCTGGCGGACGTGCGCGCGCGGCTGGCCCGCGTGGCGGAAGGCATACGGGAGGGAAGGTTTCCGCCCACCCCCAACCCCGTATGTCCCTGGTGCTCATTCACGGACATCTGTCCCGCGCGCGCAAGCTCGGGGGACCTGCGCGAAGAACTGGAATCCCGGCGCAGGGCCCTCCTGCTCCGACGCCGGAACCTGGACCGCATGATCGAGGAGCTGGAAAAGCAGCTCCTCGAGCTGGATCCCGGTTTTCATCCCGGTGATGATCGGATATGA
- the lgt gene encoding prolipoprotein diacylglyceryl transferase — MRPELFRIGPLTVHSYGFFLALAFIVGMLVSFLYLRRKFIDAYVVFELVLAAAVGGIVGARLFYVVGHWREFSSRWWEAFKFWNVQGLVFYGGFILGILAAVAVVRLRGVSAGQVLDSGGLALPAALAVARVGCYLNGCCFGKSSGLPWAVTFPLRTQMEMGMPLNPVHPTQIYELLMDLGIFVLLLAVHRRFRYRGEIMLSFIMLYAVARFTNEFFRYHTNPHANLFFQALSAAAFLATGLVLVFRRRLLAEDR, encoded by the coding sequence TTGCGTCCCGAACTATTCAGGATAGGTCCTCTCACTGTGCATTCCTACGGGTTTTTTCTGGCCCTGGCTTTCATCGTGGGCATGCTGGTGAGCTTCCTCTACCTGCGGCGTAAGTTCATCGACGCCTACGTGGTCTTCGAGCTGGTCCTGGCCGCCGCCGTGGGAGGCATCGTGGGAGCCCGCCTCTTCTACGTCGTGGGCCACTGGAGGGAATTCTCCTCCCGCTGGTGGGAGGCTTTCAAGTTCTGGAACGTGCAGGGGCTGGTCTTTTACGGGGGCTTCATCCTGGGCATACTGGCCGCGGTGGCCGTGGTCAGGCTTAGGGGCGTTTCCGCGGGACAGGTGCTGGATTCGGGAGGTTTGGCCCTCCCTGCCGCCCTGGCCGTGGCCCGCGTCGGCTGCTACCTCAACGGGTGCTGTTTCGGGAAAAGTTCCGGCCTTCCCTGGGCGGTGACCTTTCCTTTGCGCACCCAGATGGAAATGGGCATGCCCCTCAATCCCGTGCATCCCACCCAGATCTACGAGCTGCTCATGGACCTGGGCATCTTCGTCCTCCTCCTGGCCGTGCACCGCCGTTTCCGCTACCGCGGGGAGATAATGCTCTCCTTCATCATGCTCTACGCGGTGGCCCGCTTCACCAACGAGTTCTTCCGCTATCACACTAATCCCCACGCGAACCTCTTCTTCCAGGCGCTGAGCGCGGCGGCTTTCCTGGCCACGGGGCTGGTCCTGGTTTTCCGGAGAAGGCTGCTCGCGGAGGACAGGTGA
- a CDS encoding TraR/DksA C4-type zinc finger protein: MNKKKMAAFKKILLREKEMLEKQYRDLEQGNLLASQSDFSGEMPFEEEYAASGTSTFERERDLSLSENVKDLLQKVNEALERIENGTYGICEMCGLPIPEERLEALPYANLCIVCKQKEEQAMR, from the coding sequence ATGAACAAGAAAAAGATGGCCGCTTTCAAGAAGATCCTGCTCCGCGAGAAGGAGATGCTGGAGAAACAGTACCGCGATCTCGAGCAGGGAAACCTGCTCGCCTCCCAGTCGGACTTCTCGGGAGAGATGCCCTTCGAGGAGGAATACGCGGCCAGCGGCACCAGCACCTTCGAGCGGGAGAGGGACCTCTCCCTCTCCGAGAACGTCAAGGACCTCCTCCAGAAGGTAAACGAGGCCCTGGAACGCATCGAGAACGGGACCTATGGGATCTGCGAGATGTGCGGCCTGCCCATACCCGAGGAGCGCCTCGAGGCGCTGCCCTACGCCAACCTCTGCATAGTTTGCAAGCAGAAGGAAGAACAGGCTATGCGCTGA
- the lspA gene encoding signal peptidase II has product MAATAATALAADQVSKALVRWLLPLGKSLDVGLFSLRQVRNPGTAFGLIRGQSLPFFLGSVALLLVLMLVLWRFRREEGRVFTAALGLIIGGALGNIVDRIALGAVVDFIDLRFWPVFNLADTAIVFGVGMALAMVIRDVWREGKNAARG; this is encoded by the coding sequence ATGGCGGCGACAGCCGCCACCGCCCTGGCCGCGGATCAGGTCAGCAAGGCCCTGGTGCGCTGGTTGCTTCCCCTGGGAAAGAGCTTGGACGTGGGCCTGTTCTCCCTGCGACAGGTCCGCAACCCGGGAACCGCCTTCGGGTTGATACGGGGGCAGTCCCTCCCCTTCTTCCTGGGAAGCGTGGCCCTTCTCCTGGTCCTCATGCTGGTGCTCTGGAGGTTCCGCAGGGAGGAGGGAAGGGTCTTCACGGCAGCCCTGGGCTTGATAATCGGAGGGGCCCTGGGTAACATCGTCGACAGGATAGCCCTGGGGGCGGTGGTCGATTTCATCGATCTCCGTTTCTGGCCGGTCTTTAACCTGGCGGATACGGCCATAGTCTTCGGGGTGGGAATGGCCCTCGCGATGGTGATCCGGGATGTCTGGAGGGAGGGGAAGAACGCCGCGCGGGGTTGA
- the ileS gene encoding isoleucine--tRNA ligase: protein MDYRSTLNLPRTEFPMKADLPRREPEIQRFWKEMDIYRRVLEKNRGRPSFILHDGPPYANGDIHLGTALNKILKDIIVKYKSMRGYFCPYVPGWDCHGQPIEHEVEKRLGEERGKLDVMEVRRRCRDYALHFVERQSSQFQRLGVRGDFENPYLTLKPAYEAVNIRVLGELVRRGLVYRSRKPIHWCPRCVTALAEAELEYHDKTSPSIYVKFPLLDPIPGHEDREAGVVIWTTTPWTLPANVAVALHPDMNYVLVETDGSALLIGEPLLEKALSEMGIEDYRELGRLTGEKLEGLRARHPWRERPSMLVVSEFVTTEQGTGAVHIAPGHGEEDYQVGLEYDLPMPMPVDDQGRFTSEAPEFEGLFIEDANPRIVEDLRRRGLLLGSGELLHPYPHCWRCKGPVIFRATPQWFVGVDREYEGSTLRQRCLEAVKEVRWIPGWNVRRMVGMLESRPDWCISRQRAWGVPIPAFYCLGCGREIMTPETLRKAEELLAAEGSDAWFLREAEEILGPDFRCPECGGTRWRKETDILDVWFESGVSHEAVLLQWEDHYWPCDMYLEGSDQHRGWFQTSLLTAVGAKGEPPYRSVLTHGFVVDGEGRKMSKSLGNVISPLEICDRLGADILRLWVAAADYTVDIPASREIFDRLVEAYRRIRNTLRFLLGNLYDFRPAEDTVPPEDMEELDRWILSRLQRLVRRCTQAMDAYQLHVVFHALHNFCAVDLSALYLDMRKDCLYTFAADSRPRRSSQTALWKLLRTMTMLMAPILCHTAEEVWQVMRGDGDPESVQLADWPEVEEGLEDAGLEEIFDHLLRLREQVTKAIEEKRTAKELGTSLEAMVRLTLPGSWKELVEPRKELLATLFIVSRVEVDYGEGEEVRVEVGKAPGSRCSRCWNYRPSVGRDSDHPELCDRCLPVVLAAEG, encoded by the coding sequence ATGGACTACCGATCGACGCTTAACCTGCCCCGCACGGAATTCCCCATGAAGGCCGACCTGCCGCGCCGCGAGCCGGAGATACAGCGCTTCTGGAAGGAAATGGATATCTACCGCCGGGTGCTGGAGAAGAACCGGGGGCGGCCGTCCTTCATCCTTCACGACGGGCCTCCCTACGCCAACGGTGATATTCACCTGGGAACGGCCCTGAATAAGATCCTCAAGGACATCATCGTCAAGTACAAGAGCATGCGGGGTTATTTCTGCCCCTACGTCCCCGGCTGGGACTGCCACGGGCAGCCCATCGAGCACGAGGTGGAGAAGAGGCTGGGAGAGGAGAGGGGAAAGCTGGACGTCATGGAGGTCCGCAGGCGCTGCCGTGACTACGCCCTGCATTTCGTGGAGCGGCAGTCCTCCCAGTTCCAGCGCCTGGGAGTACGGGGCGATTTCGAGAACCCCTACCTGACCCTGAAGCCCGCCTACGAGGCGGTCAACATACGCGTCCTGGGCGAGCTGGTCCGGAGGGGGCTGGTGTACCGCAGTCGTAAGCCCATTCACTGGTGCCCCCGCTGCGTGACCGCCCTGGCCGAGGCGGAGCTCGAATATCACGACAAGACCTCCCCCTCCATCTACGTGAAGTTTCCCCTCCTTGATCCCATCCCCGGCCACGAGGACCGTGAGGCCGGCGTGGTCATCTGGACCACCACTCCGTGGACCCTCCCGGCCAACGTGGCCGTGGCCCTGCACCCGGACATGAACTACGTGCTGGTCGAGACCGATGGGTCGGCCCTCCTAATCGGCGAACCCCTGCTGGAGAAAGCGCTGTCGGAGATGGGAATCGAGGATTACCGGGAACTGGGACGACTTACCGGGGAAAAACTGGAAGGCCTGCGGGCGCGGCATCCCTGGAGAGAAAGGCCCTCCATGCTGGTGGTATCGGAGTTCGTGACCACCGAACAGGGCACGGGGGCGGTGCACATCGCTCCGGGACACGGGGAGGAGGACTACCAGGTGGGGCTGGAATATGACCTTCCCATGCCCATGCCGGTGGACGACCAGGGCAGGTTCACCTCTGAGGCCCCGGAGTTCGAGGGGCTCTTCATCGAGGACGCCAACCCCCGCATCGTGGAGGACCTGCGCCGTCGGGGACTGCTCCTGGGGTCGGGTGAGCTGCTCCACCCCTATCCCCACTGCTGGCGCTGCAAGGGACCGGTCATCTTCCGCGCCACCCCGCAGTGGTTCGTGGGCGTGGACCGGGAATACGAGGGCTCCACCCTCCGGCAACGGTGCCTGGAGGCGGTGAAGGAGGTGCGGTGGATACCCGGCTGGAACGTCCGCCGCATGGTGGGGATGCTGGAAAGCAGGCCGGACTGGTGCATATCCCGCCAGAGGGCCTGGGGGGTACCCATCCCGGCCTTCTACTGCCTGGGATGCGGCAGGGAGATCATGACCCCCGAGACGCTGCGCAAGGCGGAGGAGCTCCTGGCCGCTGAGGGGTCGGACGCCTGGTTCCTGCGGGAGGCGGAGGAGATACTGGGCCCCGATTTCCGCTGCCCGGAATGCGGGGGAACCAGGTGGCGCAAGGAGACGGACATCCTGGACGTGTGGTTCGAGTCCGGGGTGAGCCACGAGGCCGTGCTCCTGCAGTGGGAGGATCATTACTGGCCCTGCGACATGTACCTGGAGGGGAGCGACCAGCACCGTGGATGGTTCCAGACCTCGCTGCTCACCGCGGTGGGGGCCAAGGGCGAACCCCCTTACCGTTCCGTGCTCACCCACGGCTTCGTGGTCGACGGCGAGGGCCGGAAGATGTCCAAGTCCCTGGGCAACGTCATCAGTCCCCTGGAGATATGCGACCGGCTGGGGGCGGACATCCTGCGCCTCTGGGTGGCGGCGGCGGACTACACGGTGGACATCCCCGCCTCGCGGGAGATCTTCGACCGCCTGGTGGAGGCCTACCGTCGCATACGCAACACGCTGCGCTTCCTCCTGGGGAATCTCTACGATTTCCGGCCCGCGGAGGACACCGTTCCCCCGGAGGATATGGAGGAGCTGGACCGCTGGATACTTTCCCGGCTGCAGAGGCTGGTGCGCAGGTGTACCCAGGCCATGGACGCCTACCAGCTGCACGTGGTCTTCCATGCCTTGCACAACTTCTGCGCCGTGGACCTCAGCGCCCTTTACCTGGACATGCGCAAGGACTGCCTGTACACCTTCGCCGCGGATTCGCGTCCCAGGCGTTCCTCCCAGACGGCTTTGTGGAAGCTGCTCAGGACCATGACCATGCTCATGGCCCCCATACTCTGCCACACGGCGGAGGAAGTGTGGCAGGTCATGCGCGGGGATGGAGACCCGGAGAGCGTGCAGCTCGCCGACTGGCCGGAGGTGGAGGAAGGGCTGGAGGACGCCGGACTGGAGGAGATTTTTGACCACCTGCTGCGCCTGCGCGAACAGGTGACCAAGGCCATCGAGGAGAAGAGGACGGCCAAGGAACTGGGGACCTCCCTGGAGGCCATGGTGAGGCTGACCCTGCCCGGATCGTGGAAGGAACTGGTGGAGCCCAGGAAGGAGCTCCTGGCCACCCTGTTCATAGTGTCCAGGGTGGAGGTGGACTACGGGGAGGGGGAAGAGGTCCGGGTGGAGGTGGGGAAGGCACCGGGGTCCAGATGTTCCCGCTGCTGGAACTACCGCCCCTCGGTGGGACGGGATTCCGACCATCCTGAGCTCTGCGATCGCTGCCTGCCGGTGGTGCTGGCCGCCGAGGGTTAA
- a CDS encoding RluA family pseudouridine synthase produces MRVFSCTVGPGDAGKRLDVFLAERTGLTRGRVQKLIAAGKARTGGETREKHYRVRHGEEVSLELPPPEPAEPKPQDLGLRVLYQDRHLAVVSKPAGMVVHPAAGHREGTLVNAALFSLDGLSGVGGTQRPGIVHRLDRDTSGLLVVAKDDRAHLRLQEMVRERTLKRFYLALVHGVPASPLGTVEAPVGRDPRDRKRMAVTSRGGRPSVTHFRLLEDFGAASLLEVELVTGRKHQIRVHMSYIGHPVVGDAVYGRKGKLERELGLSRQFLHAYRLQFPHPFTGEALEFEEPLPADLAGALDRLRGSVP; encoded by the coding sequence TTGCGTGTCTTCAGTTGTACCGTCGGCCCCGGGGATGCCGGCAAGAGGCTGGACGTATTCCTGGCCGAGCGGACCGGCCTCACCCGGGGCAGGGTGCAGAAACTGATCGCCGCGGGGAAGGCCAGGACGGGAGGCGAGACCAGGGAAAAGCACTACCGGGTGCGCCACGGTGAGGAGGTCAGCCTGGAACTTCCGCCACCCGAGCCGGCGGAACCGAAGCCGCAGGACCTCGGGCTGCGGGTACTCTACCAGGACCGCCACCTGGCGGTGGTCTCCAAGCCGGCGGGCATGGTGGTCCATCCCGCCGCCGGCCACAGGGAGGGAACCCTGGTCAACGCCGCTCTCTTTTCCCTGGACGGGCTGTCCGGGGTAGGCGGGACGCAACGTCCGGGCATTGTCCACCGCCTGGACCGGGATACCTCGGGCCTGCTGGTGGTGGCCAAGGACGACCGCGCCCACCTGCGCCTGCAGGAGATGGTCAGGGAACGCACCCTGAAGCGCTTCTACCTGGCCCTGGTACACGGGGTGCCGGCTTCACCACTGGGCACGGTGGAGGCCCCGGTGGGAAGGGATCCCCGGGATCGCAAGAGGATGGCCGTCACCTCCCGCGGCGGCAGGCCCTCGGTAACCCATTTCCGGCTGCTGGAGGACTTCGGCGCGGCCTCCCTCCTGGAGGTGGAGCTGGTGACCGGCAGGAAGCACCAGATAAGGGTGCACATGTCCTATATCGGGCACCCGGTGGTGGGGGATGCGGTTTACGGCAGGAAGGGGAAGCTAGAGAGGGAGCTGGGACTTTCCCGCCAGTTCCTGCACGCTTACAGGCTGCAGTTTCCCCATCCCTTCACCGGGGAGGCCCTGGAATTTGAGGAGCCCCTGCCCGCCGACCTGGCCGGAGCCCTGGACCGGCTGCGCGGCTCGGTCCCGTGA